The following proteins are co-located in the Calliphora vicina chromosome 2, idCalVici1.1, whole genome shotgun sequence genome:
- the LOC135952392 gene encoding uncharacterized protein LOC135952392: MKLLYSFLILGLIQLVFIKPLTASTKSETSTLKQKLVEFYDNGLESIDKDFCEKAKVLSEKLLQDKVVKQPKTPIMRKFKQNLTDFLRDYNSYQRYGLTQQLVLIFKDKLPDHSHNKDIEYIWKLLEKQGYYEMDKNYESKYMKFVKNKILTKFEEFKEQLNQQELKQHKDLIKGYNKLKRCQTYKCQSKYLYKLLRYSTPKAELLKYINEKVDSIYIFYGNTADNISKAVLKHKRLSQLPNNLKLNLTKNIKDFNEKYEKHQHIDELYKLLNQFHDNILQKYYYNTTIPLKEQKLIKQIFDAAGYAKFTAELSRKLNDFVQLGLFQKFKQFKAALTRDELAKEKFLIRWYDRLRGHTTTQDIAKMLNELFIYMS; the protein is encoded by the exons atgaaactgttatactcgTTCCTAATCTTGGGCCTAATACAA CTGGTTTTCATAAAACCTTTAACAGCCTCAACCAAATCTGAAACATCTACATTAAAGCAAAAACTAGTGGAATTCTATGACAATGGCTTAGAATCTATAGACAAAGATTTCTGTGAAAAGGCTAAAGTTTTGAGTGAAAAACTTCTACAAGACAAAGTAGTAAAACAGCCTAAAACACCAATAATGAGAAAGTTTAAACAGAATTTAACCGATTTCTTACGTGATTATAATTCATACCAACGTTATGGTTTAACCCAGCAattggttttaatatttaaagataAACTACCAGATCACAGCCACAATAAAGACATTGAATACATTTGGAAATTATTAGAAAAACAGGGTTACTACGAAATGGATAAAAATTATGAGagtaaatatatgaaatttgttaaaaataaaattctaaccaaatttgaagaattcaAAGAACAACTTAACCAACAAGAATTAAAGCAGCACAAGGACTTAATAAAGGgatacaataaattaaaaagatgCCAAACCTATAAATGTCAGTCCAAATACTTGTATAAACTTCTAAGGTACTCTACACCAAAAGCGGAACTTTTGAAGTATATCAATGAAAAAGTAGATAGTATTTACATCTTCTATGGCAACACAGCAGATAATATTTCCAAGGCTGTATTAAAGCACAAACGATTGTCACAACTTCCCAACAATCTAAAGCttaatttaaccaaaaatattaaagactTCAATGAAAAATACGAAAAGCATCAACATATTGATGAGTTATACAAGTTATTAAACCAATTCCACGAcaatattttacagaaatattACTACAACACCACAATACCATTAAAGGAGCAAAAATTAATCAAGCAAATCTTTGATGCAGCAGGTTATGCTAAATTTACTGCAGAATTGTCACGCAAACTGAATGATTTTGTACAGCTGGGactttttcagaaatttaaacaatttaaagctGCTTTAACACGAGATGAGTTGGCCAAAGAGAAGTTCTTAATACGGTGGTATGATCGTTTGAGAGGTCATACCACCACACAAGATATAGCTAAGATGTTGAAtgagttatttatttatatgagtTAA